Part of the Natrinema caseinilyticum genome is shown below.
CGTCCGGTGACCGAATCTCGGGGGAGATCGACTGTGCTCTCCAGACGCGGTCGGCCGTCAGCCGGGTCCAGGTTCCCGTCTTCGCTCTCAGCTCGCGTCCTCGGGCGGTGCCTCTTCGTGCTCCTGCCACCCGCCGGCGTCGACGACTTCGAATAGTTTCCCCCAGTTCTCGTCCTCCTGGCTCTCCGGGAGTTGATCGCGGAGTTGTTGAAAGTCAGATGGCGCCACTTGCGTGTTCACGAGGTCGACGATGACTCGAGCGTGGTAGGCCGCCTTGGGCGGATCGACCTGTTCGATTTCGCTGACGCGCTCGACGAACTCGTGCCAGTCGAACCGCTGGCCGTGATCCTGGACGGCGCCGGTCATGTACCACTGGATCTCCATCGGGAGCGACCCGGCGAGGTCGTCGGCCGCGCCCGCGGGGATTCGCTCACCGAGCGTCATGAGCGTCGCCCGAATCGCCCGCACGCTCTCGCCGGTGCCCGGTAGCTCGAGTCGGTGCTGGACCTGACCGGTGAATTCATCGAAATTCATGTGCTCTCACATCCGTCGCACGATAATCACGGACATAAAACCCATCCCACGAGGGGGTGAACGACCGATCCGCCGACGCCATCGAACAGGCCGAAGCGGCGCTCGAAGCCGTTCGCTTCGGCTCGACGCGTCTCGTTCTGGCTCACCGTGTCGCGTTTCGCCCCGAACCTTAGTACGATCGCCCGTCATACGATCGTCCATGCCCAAAACAGCGCCGTTCGAGAAACACGCCGACCGATACGAAGGGTGGTTCGAGGACCACGAGGACGTCTATCGGTCCGAACTGGGCGCTCTTCGCCGTCTCGTTCCGACGACCGGTCGCGGGATCGAAATCGGCGTCGGCAGCGCGCGGTTCGCGGGTCCACTCGGGATGCAGGTCGGGATCGATCCGTCCGAGGAGATGCTCGAGTACGCCGTTGCACGGGGGATCGAGGTGGTCAGAGGCGTCGCCGAATTCCTGCCGTTCGGCGACGGATCGTTCGATACCGCCCTGATCGTGACCACGATCTGTTTCGTCGACAATATCCCCGGAACGCTCTCGGAAGCCGAACGGGTCCTCGAATCGGACGGTGCGCTGGTGATCGGGTACATCGACGAGAACAGCCCCGTCGGACGGACGTACCAGGAACTGAAAGACCGGAATCCGTTTTACAGGGATGCGGTCTTCGTCTCGACGGAGGAACTCGTCACGGCGCTCGAGACCGCCGGATTCGACCATTTCGAGTTCGTCCAGACCGTCTACAACCGGCTCGACGAGGTCGACGGCCCGGAACCGATCGAGGAGGGGTACGGTGACGGTTCCTTCGTGGGGATCAAGGCGACTCGAGGCTGACGGACACGGTCGTCGACCGAGTCCGATCGTGACCCGTCGGAATCGACCCCGACGACCGTCGCAGGTGAGCGACGGCGGTCTCGAGCGGTCCCCGCTCGTCCGCCTGCCACCACAGGTTCGGCGACGTGACGAAGCTTTAACCATTTTTCCGGCGGTAGGTCCCGGTATGAAACGTCGGGATCGTTCCGAAGTAAAGCGGGGAGTCGTCTCCGTTCTTCTGTCACGCCCGATTGAACGGCTCGCATGAGCGGGGAACGGTGATGGGTGCGATTTCATCGGAGTTCTACTGGATCGCGGCGTTCGCGGTCGTCGCAGCGCTCGTAAACGGCGCGGGGATCGCCACGATGTTCCGACATCGGGAGTGGGCGGAACGACACATCACGTACTTCATGTGTTTTGCGGCGGGGGTACTCCTCTCGACACCGTTGCTCCTGGCGCTTCCCAGCGCGACCGCGAAGAGCCCGAACGCGGGACTCAGCGCGCTGGCCGGGTTTCTGTTCATGTTCTTTTCCAACAAGGTACTCACATACCGCACGAAACAGGAGTCCCTCGCGTTCGGGGTGACGGCAGCCGAGGGCATCGGGATCCACTCGCTGGTCGATGGGGTCGTCTACACCGTCACGTTCAGCGTCTCCCTCGTGACCGGAGTGTTGGCCGGAACCGGGTTGATCGTTCACGAATTCGCCGAGGGGGTCATCACGTATCTCGTGTTGTTGAAGGGGGACGTGACGGAACGGAGGGCGGCCGTATACGCGTTTTTCGTCGCCGCGCTGACGACACCGTTTGGCGCCTTCGTCGCCTATCCGCTGGTGAGCAGGGTGGGCCGGTCCCGACTGGGTCTCATGCTGGGGTTCGTCTCGGGGGTCCTGCTCTACGTCTCCGCATCTCACTTGCTCCCGGAGGCGAGTTCACACGAGAAGAAACACTCGACCGTGGCTTTCGTCGCCGGCGTGTGCCTGGCGCTTTTCGTCGTCTTCTCGCGGACGATGTAGCTCCGTGGCGCCGTTGAAATGCTCGGCTGTCACGGAATTTATAAGCAGTGGGTCTGGCTGTAGCCACTCCTCAACTCCCGGATACACCGCCCGAATACGCCGGTTCGCCGAGTAGGCGTTCCAGCCAGTTCGACGATCTGTCCCACAGTATTCTTCGACCGACCCGAACCGATGCTATTCCTGCCCCAGCACACCGTCCTGTCTCGAAGTCCGGAATAACGCGACCTACCGCGCCCTCCTCGAGGAACGGATCGGGATATCTCGCATCCGGAGCGCCATCGGTCTCGCCGAAACAGGGATCACCTCGAGACTCGTCTCGGTTCTCGACCGTCAAGAACCCTCCAGCGGATATATCTCGTAACCCACCGTCTATAACTAGTATGACTGGGATCGATCTACAGGTAGGGGCGGAAAAGAGACTTGGACAGACCGCCGACATCGTCGGAAGTTGGTGGTTGTACCTCGCCGTTGCAGTCGGGGGAACGTGGGTATTCTGGCTCGCAGCGATCGTCTTCGGCGTGCGTTTCGACAGCGCAGCGGGCCTCGTGTTGCTTCTCGTCGGTCTTGCCATCCCCGGCGTGTCAGGGATCATGTTCGTATACCTTGTCTACGGCAAACGGGGTCGGACTGACTTCTGGAATCGCGTCATCGACCCTCGGCGTTTCGGAATCCGCTGGCTACTCGTGATTCTGCTGATACCCTTGGGTGTCAGCGTTTTCGCCGGCGTTATTGACGTACTCCTCGGTGGAACGGGGCCAGCGTGGGGTGAAGGGGTGACCCGGTTCGGCGTTACTCCCCTCGCGATACTCCCGACGTTATTCTTCGCGACCCTGCCGCCGATCCTCGAAGAGCTAGGGTGGCGTGGATACGCATTAGACCGACTGCAACTGAAGTGGTCGGCGCTGAGTGCGAGCGTAATTTTGGGCGTCGTCTGGGCGCTCTGGCATCTGCCCCTGTTCTTCATAGAGGGGTCGTTCCAACACGATGCGGTCGGATTTGCGACCACGGGATTTTGGCTGTTCATGGCCGGGATCGTCGCTCAGTCGGTCGTTTTCACGTGGGTCTATAACAGCACAGGACGCACCGTCCTTGGCATCATATTATTACACGGGTGGGTGAATTTCACCGCAGAAATCGTTTTGGTGCTGGACACTATCTATTACCTCCTCTGGTTCGTGGTCGCCGGGGCTATCGTCGCAATCTGGGGCGGAACGTCGATGACCGACGCCGCTGAAGCACCTCACCCACCCCGCTCTTCGAACCGATAGGCCCGTCTCCTCCGCTTCCCGCTTTGCGTCTCAAAGCCCGTAGTCGGGGAACCTACCGCCCCGATCGGAGAGATACTGGTCGATACGACGCCGTGAGTGCCGAGACGGTATCCTGGCTTCAGGGTCAAACCGCCGCAATCGATGCGCACCCCGACTCACGGGAGTTTCGCATCGGTCTCTGTCAGACGAGTTAGATCCCCACGGAACCGGTTCCGTGATCGTGGCCGGATGATCCGATGGCCGGCCGAGATCCCGCGTCGTCGCTTCTCGCTGCTACGCCTCGACTTTCACGACGTCGACTTCGCGGTCGCTTCGGTCGGCGACCCGCTTTCTGATACCGGAAAAGTGGTCCAGATGGTCGCCGTGCTCGCCGACGACGATCACGTCCGCGTCGACGTCGTCGGCGTACTCGAGGATCACGTCGTGGGGAACGCCGTGCAGTGTCTTCCCCACGACGGGAACGCCACGCTCCGCTGCCTCGTTCTCCACGTCGGTGACGCACACGGCGGCGTGATCCTCGGCGTAGACGGTCGCCAGTGCCGCCGAACTGAGCGCGAGACCGTCGAACTTCTGTTCGTCTACCACGCAAATGACGTGCAGGGTCGTTTCCCGCCGTTCCGCGAGTTCGATCGCGCGCTCGGCCGCCGAGCGCGCGTACTCGCTTCCGTCGGTCGCTAACAGGATCGGTCCCATGGGGAAACAGTCGACGCACCCCCCCGAATAGCTTTCATGCTGGCCGACGCGGTGACCGGCGTTCGCTGTGGCTCTCGGTGCGACCGGACGCGGTCCGCGGATCCGTTTTTGAACACACCGCCGTCGTCCGTCGCGCCCCGGAGTCTCGACGCTATTCCACTCGAGGACCGGCGTACTCACATTCGCCGACGCACTCCTCTTTGAGCGGGCTTTCGCCCAGGACCTGTTCGGGTCTGGCCCCGCTTCTGAAGACGGTGACGCCCTTCAGGTCGTACTCGCGAGCGGTCAGGAACACGTCCTCGACGTCGTCGACGGTCGCCGATCGGGGCAGGTTGACCGTCTTGCTCACGGCGTTGTCGACGTGGTCCTGAAACGCGGCCTGGATTCGCAGGTGGTGGGCGGGTGGAACGTCGTGGGAGGTGTGAAAGAGGCGTTTCACCCCGTCCGGAATCTCCTCGACGTCCTGGACGGTCGTCCTGCCGTGTAAGTCCTCCACGAGCGCCTCCGAGTAGAATCCGCCGTCCGTCGCGAGGTCGACGAACCGGTCGTTGACGATCTCCAACCCGCCCATGACGTGTTTCGTGTACGCGACGTTGTATATCGGTTCGATGCTGGCGGAACAGCCGGCGATCATCGAAATCGTCCCGGTGGGCGCGATGCTCGTGGTCGTGGCGTTTCGCATCGGCTCCTCGAGCGTGGAGTCCGCCCAGGCCGGGAACGGTTCGCGCTCGTCCGCGAGTCGACGGGAGGCCGCCCGCGACTCGTCCTGGATGAATTCCATGAGTTCGGACGCGAACTCGACGGCTTCGTCGGAGACGTACGGGATCCGGAGATCGACGAGCATGTCGTGAAAGCCCATGACGCCGAGCCCCACTTTGCGAGTTTCGGCGACCGCTTCGCCGATGGCTGCGACCGGGAACGCGGACAGTTCGATCGCGTTGTCGAGGGCGCGGACGGCGAGATGGACCGTGTCGCGGAGGCTCTCCCAGTCGACGGTGGAACCGTCGGTGTGTTCGCCGAGATTGATCGAACCGAGCAGACACGCTTCGTGGGGCAGCAGCGGGACTTCGCCACACGGATTCGTCGCTTCGATCCGGCCGAGGTGGGGCGTCGGATTCCCCCGATTGATGGTGTCGAGAAAGAGCACGCCAGGATCACCGGTCCGCCACGCCATTTCGGCGATCCGGCCGAGGAGTTTCGCCGGGTCCGCTCGACGGACGACCTCGTCCGATCGCGGGTTGACGATCTCGTAGGCCGTGTCGGCCTCGTAGGCCTCCCAGAACGCTCCGTCCGTCGCCACGGAGAGGTTGAAATTGCGGAACGCGTCAGTCGATTCTTTCGCAGCGACGAACTCTTCGATGTCCGGATGCGTCGCGTCGAGGACGCCCATGTTCGCTCCCCGTCGACGCCCGCCCTGTTTGATCTGTTCGGTAGCGGTATCGAAAATGCGCATGAAACTCACGGGTCCCGACGCCACGCCGCCCGTTTTTCGGACGACGTCTCCCGCGGGTCGCAGGTTCGAGAACGAGAACCCTGTACCGCCGCCGCTCTGATGGATGAGCGCAGTCTGCTTGACGGCGGTGAAGATCGACTCCACGGAGTCCTCGATCGGCAGGACGAAACACGCGGCGAGTTGCTGGAGATCCGTTCCGGCGTTCATCAACGTCGGCGAGTTCGGAAGGAACTCGAACTCGCTCATCGCCTCGTACAACCGCTTCTGGGTCGATTCGACGTCGCCCCCGAAGTCCGCCTCGGCCGCTGCGAGGTTCGTCGCGACGCGCTGAAAGAGTTCGTCTGGTGTCTCGACGACCGCCCCGTCGTCGTCCTGACGCAGGTACCGCCGGCGGAGGACGGTCTCTGCGACGGTATCGAGGCTGAGAGATCCCATGCGATTTCCTGCTTCCCGTATCGAAATAACGATGTCCACCGTCAGTTCAGCGTGACTGTCCGTTCGCGCTCGTCCACCGCGGTGTCCGAACGGATGGGCTCAGTCGTCCCTGTGGGGGTCGTCGACGTCGACCAGGCGCTGCGCGCGATCGATCCACGACCGGGCGAGCCGTTCGCTCGTCTGCGCTGCCGCCGCAACTCGAGCGGCGTCGGCGACGGCGAGCTCCGAGACGGAATCGATCCCGCCCGAACGGAGCCGTTCGGCGTACGTCGGTCCGATTCCCTCGACGTCGTCCAGTTCGTACGACGCGGCGACGTCGATCTCTTCGATCGCTTCCTGGATCTCCTCTCGAGTGGCCTCGCCGACGTTCTCGACGATCGCCGTCACCTCCTCGTCCGCCGTCTCGACGGTGACGGCGATCCCTTCCGACCCGGCCTCGAGTTCGAGCGAGATATCGAGTTCGTCTTCGAGGAACGTCTCGATAGCCGTCGCATCGTAGCTGATCACGGCGGACGTGCGCTCGCCCTGTGTATCCGCGATGGCGATCTGGATCTCGTCTACCTCGCCGACCGTCGCGTCGGTTTCGACGTCCACGTCGAGCGCGCGCTCGACTCCCTCGGCGATGACGTCGGCGAGTGCGGGTCGCTCGGACTGGTCGAGGAACCACTCGGCGACTTCCGGCCAGACGTCGCGGTGAGCACGAGCGGACATCGCGAGTCCGACGTGACCGGTCGGATACTCGATGGTCGTCACGTCGTCACTGCCGACGACGTCGTTGAACGGCTTGCTCGCCGCCGGCGGGACGAGATGGTCGTACTCCCCGAGGATCTGCAGCATCGGCATATCGATGTTCGTGACGTCGACGCGCGTTCCGTCGAGGGTCAGCTCGTTTCGGTACAGGAGATTATCCTGATAGATGTCCTCGAGAAACTCGACGTACGCCTCGCCGGCGACGTCTACGCTCTCGGAGAGCCACGTCTCCATGCGGGCGAAGTTTCTGCGGAAGTCCTCGTTCTCGAGTCGGTCGTACAGATGGACGTACTTCGTGACGTAGTTGGCCACGGGGTCCATCAGGGCGAACCCGACGTCGAGGAACTCCCCGGGAACGTTCCCGAATCGATCCGTTACCGTGCGCGGATCGTAGTACTCCTCATCGCCCCATACCTCGAGGACGCCGCCGGTGTCATCGAAGTACAGTCCCGTGGCCATCAATGCGAGCGCGTTCACCGTTTCCGGATGGATGGCGGCGTACATGGCCGATAACGTCCCTCCCATACAGTATCCGAGGACGTTGATGGCGTCCCGATCGGACCGCTCTCGGACTTCGTCGACGCAGTTGGCGATGTATCGCTCGACGTAGTCGGAGAGGCCGAGACGTCGATCGAGTCGAGACGGGTCGTTCCAGTCGATGAGATAGACGTCGTGTCCGGCTTCTAGCAACCGCCGGACGATCGATCGATCCGGCTGGAGATCGAGAACGGACGGTCGGTTTATCAGCGCGTAGACGACGAGAATCGGGACGTCGTGTTGCCGTTCGGTGAGCGACTCGTACCGACGTAACTCGAGTTTGTTCTCCGTGTACACGACTTCGTCGGGCGTCTGACCGACGTCGACCGACGCGGCGTCCGTCAGCTGGTCGTCCGCGATAGAGGCCTTGTGGACCGCCTCGGCGGCCGTCTCGAGCACGGTCCGATAACCCGTCAGGGCCGGCTCGAGAGGCGGACGGATCGGCTTTCGTTCGTCACCCGGCATCGTGATCTCGTGGTTCGAGCATGGTCGTTCTCGCGTGCGATGGGACTCGGACGGACTGGTCCATCGTCCGTTCGACGGCTTACTCCTCCGGCGATGGCGCTTCCGATCGCTCTTTGATCGAGATCACGGGAATCTCGGCGAGGCGGACCACCCGCTCGGTGGTGCTCCCCAGGAGGTATCGGTCCCAGCCGGTTCGCCCGTGGGTTCCCATGACGAGACAGTCCACGTCACGGTCGTCGGCGTAGGCGACGATATCGCGGTGGGGCGACCCGGTCAGGACCGACGCTTCGACGGTCGAGACGTCGGCTTCGTCGGCGCGGTCGACGACCCGATCGATCGCGCGCGTCCCCGCCTTCTCGAGCGCCTCGCGGGCCGTTCCGACGTCGTCGGACCAGAGGATTCCGCTATCGACGACGTTGACGATGTGTAGGGCCGCCCCGGTGGTCTCCGCCAGTTCGATGGCGTGGTCGGCGGCCGCCATCGCGCAGTCGCTCCCGTCGGTCGGCACCAGCACCGAGTCGAAGGCCGACTCGACGACCGTGTCCTCGTGGACGGTCACGACCGGGACGGGAGATTCGCGCAGCGTTCGTTCCGCGACGCTCCCGATGACGAACCGATCGAGACCCGTTCGCCCGTAGGTTCCCATCACGATGCAATCCGCGTCGTGCTCGTCGGCGTACGCGATGAGCGACCGATGAACCGGTTGGTCCTGCTCGAGTATCGCACCCGACGCGTCGACGCCGGCGTCGGCCGCCAGTTCCGTGGCCCGCTCCGTCGCCTCTTCGCCGCGATGAGCGAATTCGTCCGCCGCCTCGTCCTCGTAGCCAGGGTGGAGATCGCCCGTCTCGAGGACGTGAACCACGTGTAAATCAGCGTCGAACAGCTTCGCAAATGTGATGGCCGCCTCGGTCGCGGCGCGTGCGACGTCGCTTCCGTCGGTGGGGTGGAGGATACGATCGTACATCTCGCCTCACGTTCGAATAGTACCCGGAGCGGCCTTATACTAGGGGGCACGAGGATGGCGATCGAGGTGACACGAATCGTCAGCACCGGAACCGCCTGCAACGGGACCGTCGTTCACCGCGCGGACGAGGAGGGGAGGACGGTCCGAGGACGACTCGGCCGCGACCCGGGTCGAAACCTCCCGACTCGCCCTCACAGGAGCTCGTCGACCGAGTCGTGTCGCTCGATGTCCACGCCGTCGGCCGTAATTTCGGCGACCTGGACACCTTCACCGGTCCACCCGTCACGCTCCGAGGCGCCCTCGACTGCACGACCCGCGATTCGACGCGCCTCGACCATCGAGGGCGACTCGGGCGCTTCGGCATCGATGCTGCCGTAGACGCTCCCTCGCCCGCTCCCGACCGCCGCGTACTCGTCCTCGAGGACGCCCCCGTCGCGTTCGAGGGTGAAGACGTGCGGGCCCTCGTGGTCGACGCACCCGAGAACGAACGGGCCAGCCGGCGCTGAGCGGGAGCGCAGTTTCGCGGCGACGGCCCCGGTGAGGGCCGTCGCGTCCATCGGTTCGCCGCGTCTCTTCTCGTACAGGTCGACCGCGGACCGGATCGTTCGGAGGACCGATCGTGCACCACCGAGATCGTCGGTCGATCCCATCGCGGCGGTCGGGTGTATCCGGGCGATCTTCCGGACGCCCTCGCTGCACACGACGGAATCGCGTCTCGTCCGCGTGTCCGAGACGAGTACCACGCCGTCGATCGTCCGCACGCCCACGAGCGTTCCGCCCGATCCGGTTCCATCGCCATCGGTCAGGGGGACCGGTTCGGCGGGTCGACGGGTGCTCGTTCGAAAGCGGTCCATGTGTCGATCGATACGGGTGGTACGTTCGCTCCGACGGTAAAACCGTCACCTCGCTCGCGACGGGATCGACGGCCTCCGAGCGAACCACGGGAGTCCGTCGACGACTCCGCAGGCCCGATCGCTCCCGCGCGTTCGAGCGGAGCGCTCGGGTCGAACCGGGGTCATCTCACGAGTCCCCGCTCTCCGTTTCCGTTGCGGAGTCCGCACCCACGCTTTGACGAGTTCGTTCACGTTGTAGAAGATGATCCCGACGGTGAGCAGCGTCGTGGCGAGAGAGACGATGAAGCCGGGTGGGCCGCCGACCGTGGCACCGACGATACCACCGGTGGTGCCGACGACCGTGAGTTCGATCCACGTCACCAGTATCCGAGACGCGAGTCGGGGCTCCGACGGGACGTCCGGCCTCGAGACTGGCCGATCGTCCCGACCGTCGGTGCCGACCGCCCGTCGCCGTTCGAGTGATGCTGTTGTGGATACACCGAGTGTCGACCCGGCCGCACCCTCAGGGAGTGCGACCTTCGCCTCACTCTAACAGGGCGTCGACGAAGGCGGTGAGATCCGCGACGACGATACTCGGTTCCGCACCGAACGCCTCCCACGGATCCCCGGCTCGATTGACCCACGCGGACTGCATTCCCGCGTTCATGGCACCGAGAACGTCGGTCCAGCCCGCGGTGACGTGACACAGTCCGTCGATCGGCGTCCCAGTTCGCGCCGCTGCGTGTCGGTAAAGTTCGACGGCCGGCTTGTACGTCCGTACCTCGTCGGCGCTGATCGTATCCTCGACGAGATCTTCGATACCGACCCGTTCGAGCAGCGACGCGAGCATCTCGGGATCGCCGTTCGAAAGGATCCAGCAGTCGTAGCCGGCTGAAACGAGCCGCTCGAAGCTATCGCGGACGTCCTCGTACGGCTCCGGGTCGTGATACACCGAGAGAATCTCCTCGAGTTGCCGGCTCGTGACATCGACGCCGTGGACCTCGAGTGCGTACTCGAGCGCCGCGCGATTGAAATCGTAGAACGGCCGATATCCGCCGACGTCGTTACTCACTTTGGCATACTCCAGTGATCGTCGGCGCCAGAGGCGCGCGACCGACCGCGGCTCGTCAGTTACCGGTGCCAGCGCCGCGTCGAACGTCTCCGGAGTGACGTCGACGAGCGTGCTGTACGAATCGAACGTCACTGTCGTGACCCGCTCTGGCGAGAAGGACATACCGTCTTCTCTCCGGGAACGAGCATATACCTACGGGCTCTCCCCCGTGACTGCGACGTCCTGCGATTCCTATAATATGAGTTATATTTGGCGCTACTATCGGGAAAACAACAGAAATCCATCGGTACCGACACGAGGGGGTGCTCGGATCGATCGTGACACTCACTCGAGAGCGGAAACATCACTTTCGAGCCACGAGGGGGATACCCGCTCAGACGGAATAGGAGACCACGACTGGAAATACAATAATTTGCAGATACATATAATGAAGATGACTGGAACCGAACGGTCGTCCTCGAATAGACGTCGCTCCATCGGACGCCAATCCGCCCACGTGCTACCTATCGGACGCCAATCCGCCCACGTTTCGACCCACTGGACGATCGGTATCGACCCCGCACCGGCCATCTCGACGTTCCTACGCGATCGAGTTCGCTTCGTCCGATGGTGCCGTCAGGTATTCTCTGCCCCATTCGGC
Proteins encoded:
- a CDS encoding DUF2267 domain-containing protein, with product MNFDEFTGQVQHRLELPGTGESVRAIRATLMTLGERIPAGAADDLAGSLPMEIQWYMTGAVQDHGQRFDWHEFVERVSEIEQVDPPKAAYHARVIVDLVNTQVAPSDFQQLRDQLPESQEDENWGKLFEVVDAGGWQEHEEAPPEDAS
- a CDS encoding class I SAM-dependent methyltransferase, whose product is MPKTAPFEKHADRYEGWFEDHEDVYRSELGALRRLVPTTGRGIEIGVGSARFAGPLGMQVGIDPSEEMLEYAVARGIEVVRGVAEFLPFGDGSFDTALIVTTICFVDNIPGTLSEAERVLESDGALVIGYIDENSPVGRTYQELKDRNPFYRDAVFVSTEELVTALETAGFDHFEFVQTVYNRLDEVDGPEPIEEGYGDGSFVGIKATRG
- a CDS encoding ZIP family metal transporter, producing MGAISSEFYWIAAFAVVAALVNGAGIATMFRHREWAERHITYFMCFAAGVLLSTPLLLALPSATAKSPNAGLSALAGFLFMFFSNKVLTYRTKQESLAFGVTAAEGIGIHSLVDGVVYTVTFSVSLVTGVLAGTGLIVHEFAEGVITYLVLLKGDVTERRAAVYAFFVAALTTPFGAFVAYPLVSRVGRSRLGLMLGFVSGVLLYVSASHLLPEASSHEKKHSTVAFVAGVCLALFVVFSRTM
- a CDS encoding type II CAAX endopeptidase family protein, with protein sequence MTGIDLQVGAEKRLGQTADIVGSWWLYLAVAVGGTWVFWLAAIVFGVRFDSAAGLVLLLVGLAIPGVSGIMFVYLVYGKRGRTDFWNRVIDPRRFGIRWLLVILLIPLGVSVFAGVIDVLLGGTGPAWGEGVTRFGVTPLAILPTLFFATLPPILEELGWRGYALDRLQLKWSALSASVILGVVWALWHLPLFFIEGSFQHDAVGFATTGFWLFMAGIVAQSVVFTWVYNSTGRTVLGIILLHGWVNFTAEIVLVLDTIYYLLWFVVAGAIVAIWGGTSMTDAAEAPHPPRSSNR
- a CDS encoding universal stress protein encodes the protein MGPILLATDGSEYARSAAERAIELAERRETTLHVICVVDEQKFDGLALSSAALATVYAEDHAAVCVTDVENEAAERGVPVVGKTLHGVPHDVILEYADDVDADVIVVGEHGDHLDHFSGIRKRVADRSDREVDVVKVEA
- a CDS encoding adenosylcobalamin-dependent ribonucleoside-diphosphate reductase; the encoded protein is MGSLSLDTVAETVLRRRYLRQDDDGAVVETPDELFQRVATNLAAAEADFGGDVESTQKRLYEAMSEFEFLPNSPTLMNAGTDLQQLAACFVLPIEDSVESIFTAVKQTALIHQSGGGTGFSFSNLRPAGDVVRKTGGVASGPVSFMRIFDTATEQIKQGGRRRGANMGVLDATHPDIEEFVAAKESTDAFRNFNLSVATDGAFWEAYEADTAYEIVNPRSDEVVRRADPAKLLGRIAEMAWRTGDPGVLFLDTINRGNPTPHLGRIEATNPCGEVPLLPHEACLLGSINLGEHTDGSTVDWESLRDTVHLAVRALDNAIELSAFPVAAIGEAVAETRKVGLGVMGFHDMLVDLRIPYVSDEAVEFASELMEFIQDESRAASRRLADEREPFPAWADSTLEEPMRNATTTSIAPTGTISMIAGCSASIEPIYNVAYTKHVMGGLEIVNDRFVDLATDGGFYSEALVEDLHGRTTVQDVEEIPDGVKRLFHTSHDVPPAHHLRIQAAFQDHVDNAVSKTVNLPRSATVDDVEDVFLTAREYDLKGVTVFRSGARPEQVLGESPLKEECVGECEYAGPRVE
- the phaC gene encoding class III poly(R)-hydroxyalkanoic acid synthase subunit PhaC, whose translation is MPGDERKPIRPPLEPALTGYRTVLETAAEAVHKASIADDQLTDAASVDVGQTPDEVVYTENKLELRRYESLTERQHDVPILVVYALINRPSVLDLQPDRSIVRRLLEAGHDVYLIDWNDPSRLDRRLGLSDYVERYIANCVDEVRERSDRDAINVLGYCMGGTLSAMYAAIHPETVNALALMATGLYFDDTGGVLEVWGDEEYYDPRTVTDRFGNVPGEFLDVGFALMDPVANYVTKYVHLYDRLENEDFRRNFARMETWLSESVDVAGEAYVEFLEDIYQDNLLYRNELTLDGTRVDVTNIDMPMLQILGEYDHLVPPAASKPFNDVVGSDDVTTIEYPTGHVGLAMSARAHRDVWPEVAEWFLDQSERPALADVIAEGVERALDVDVETDATVGEVDEIQIAIADTQGERTSAVISYDATAIETFLEDELDISLELEAGSEGIAVTVETADEEVTAIVENVGEATREEIQEAIEEIDVAASYELDDVEGIGPTYAERLRSGGIDSVSELAVADAARVAAAAQTSERLARSWIDRAQRLVDVDDPHRDD
- a CDS encoding universal stress protein, which encodes MYDRILHPTDGSDVARAATEAAITFAKLFDADLHVVHVLETGDLHPGYEDEAADEFAHRGEEATERATELAADAGVDASGAILEQDQPVHRSLIAYADEHDADCIVMGTYGRTGLDRFVIGSVAERTLRESPVPVVTVHEDTVVESAFDSVLVPTDGSDCAMAAADHAIELAETTGAALHIVNVVDSGILWSDDVGTAREALEKAGTRAIDRVVDRADEADVSTVEASVLTGSPHRDIVAYADDRDVDCLVMGTHGRTGWDRYLLGSTTERVVRLAEIPVISIKERSEAPSPEE
- a CDS encoding proteasome subunit beta; translated protein: MDRFRTSTRRPAEPVPLTDGDGTGSGGTLVGVRTIDGVVLVSDTRTRRDSVVCSEGVRKIARIHPTAAMGSTDDLGGARSVLRTIRSAVDLYEKRRGEPMDATALTGAVAAKLRSRSAPAGPFVLGCVDHEGPHVFTLERDGGVLEDEYAAVGSGRGSVYGSIDAEAPESPSMVEARRIAGRAVEGASERDGWTGEGVQVAEITADGVDIERHDSVDELL
- a CDS encoding haloacid dehalogenase type II, which encodes MSFSPERVTTVTFDSYSTLVDVTPETFDAALAPVTDEPRSVARLWRRRSLEYAKVSNDVGGYRPFYDFNRAALEYALEVHGVDVTSRQLEEILSVYHDPEPYEDVRDSFERLVSAGYDCWILSNGDPEMLASLLERVGIEDLVEDTISADEVRTYKPAVELYRHAAARTGTPIDGLCHVTAGWTDVLGAMNAGMQSAWVNRAGDPWEAFGAEPSIVVADLTAFVDALLE